One window of the Periophthalmus magnuspinnatus isolate fPerMag1 chromosome 6, fPerMag1.2.pri, whole genome shotgun sequence genome contains the following:
- the LOC117372642 gene encoding ALX homeobox protein 1-like, translated as MLKIKYFLNLRTSHKRMMSRETVLGTCSREDTSLKEDCMDQQTEEPPHRKLSHSIEEILKRPTSSRKNNTIHHNRSVIVEYNGSSKQCTDKPPLESSIAMKTCTVQRKRRQTRVTFSSFQLQQLERVFQRTPYPDVTTRDQLASRLQLTEPRIQIWFQNRRAKKRKVETQKDIKQLTTTLAAHQPFYYETFQGHAGVWSSCLLPECLQTAPAPLLPHWACPRPLSSLHVLYHTTQYFHKPTNRKITCS; from the exons atgctaaaaatcaaatattttttaaacctTAGAACAAGCCATAAAAGGATGATGTCCAGAGAGACAGTTTTGGGGACTTGCAGTAGAGAGGACACATCTCTGAAAGAAGACTGCATGGACCAACAAACAGAGGAGCCACCACATAGGAAACTATCACATTCCATTGAGGAGATTCTGAAAAGACCCACAAGTTCaagaaaaaacaatacaattcatCACAACAGATCGGTGATAGTGGAGTACAACGGGAGCTCAAAGCAGTGCACAG ACAAACCACCACTGGAGTCGTCAATAGCAATGAAAACCTGTACAG ttcagagaaagaggaggcagACGAGGGTCACCTTTAGCTCCTTCCAGCTGCAGCAGCTGGAGAGGGTTTTCCAGAGAACTCCTTATCCAGATGTGACCACTCGAGACCAGCTCGCCTCCCGCCTGCAGCTCACAGAGCCACGCATACAG ATTTGGTTCCAGAACCGCAGAGCCAAGAAGAGAAAAGTGGAAACGCAAAAAGATATAAAACAGCTTACGACCACTTTAGCAGCTCATCAGCCGTTTTATTATGAG ACGTTCCAGGGGCACGCGGGGGTCTGGAGCTCCTGTCTTTTACCTGAATGTCTTCAGACCGCACCAGCACCGCTCCTCCCACACTGGGCCTGTCCTCGCCCTCTCTCCAGTCTCCATGTCCTCTATCACACAACACAGTATTTTCAcaagcctacaaacagaaagatTACATGTTCTTAG
- the LOC117372590 gene encoding protein FAM180A — MMMGQRLVLVCLLYSCIRLGTARCRSRDLFPAASSRLKRSLAFVDNPVFHHSFKDAHLLFEILMTGIHFEPSGEFSVDDGELASLRQTKELEVICENIVPKDLSEILRLISQISQTAGHLHQDDFERTLLTLIYTTQRMANSTSTHQREAWAQSFVHLYKALKQDLMT, encoded by the exons ATGATGATGGGGCAGAGGCTGGTCCTGGTTTGTCTTCTCTACAGCTGCATTAGACTCGGGACGGCCAGGTGTCGGAGCCGAG ACCTGTTCCCAGCTGCGAGCAGTCGACTTAAGAGAAGTTTGGCATTTGTGGACAATCCAGTCTTCCACCACTCCTTCAAGGATGCACATCTCCTGTTTGAG ATCCTGATGACTGGCATACATTTCGAACCCAGTGGGGAGTTTTCGGTAGACGATGGTGAGCTGGCTTCTCTCCGACAAACGAAGGAACTAGAGGTCATTTGTGAGAACATTGTTCCCAAAGATCTATCAGAAATACTGCGTCTGATATCACAGATCTCCCAGACAGCGGGACATCTCCATCAGGACGACTTTGAACGCACCCTGTTGACTTTGATATACACCACCCAGAGGATGGCCAACTCCACCAGCACGCACCAAAGAGAAGCATGGGCCCAgtcttttgttcatttatacaaAGCTCTCAAGCAGGACTTGATGACATGA
- the slc23a4 gene encoding xan_ur_permease domain-containing protein produces the protein MAPEKDSNGLDNYAFALEGRFCDLAGTQHGEEVESSVEEDTNKLAYCVTDVPPWYLCIILGIQHCLTAFGGIIAIPLILSQGLCLQHDGLTQSHLISTIFFVSGICTLLQVTFGIRLPILQGGTFTLLAPSMAVLSMPEWTCPAWTQNASLVNTSSTEYIEVWQSRMRALQGSIMVGSLFQVFVGFSGLIGLFMRFIGPLTIAPTISLIGLSLFDSAGTSAGNHWGISAMTTSLIILFSQYLRHIAVPVPFYSKAKKLHTTRIYVFQILPVLLGSSISWLICYLLTKYNVLPTDPSQYGYLARTDLKGDVMAQAPWISLPYPGQWGMPTVSLAGVVGILAGVISSMIESVGDYHACARLSGAPPPPKHAINRGIGIEGLGCLLAGAWGTGNGTTSYSENVGALGITKVGSRMVIVASGVLMVVMGVFGKAGAIFTTIPSPVVGGMFMVMFGVVAAAGVSNLQYADMNSSRNIFIFGFSMFSGLVIPNWILKNPNTFATGVVELDQVLQVLLTTSMFVGGFFGFILDNTIPGSKQERGILAWNKAHEDDSSNTLESGEVYNLPFGINSCLSSSWLQYLPCCPPTVPLSKEGSGADINALEPKQPLGHPQPAPIIIGVTL, from the exons ATGGCTCCAGAGAAGGACAGCAACGGTCTGGACAATTATGCTTTTGCC CTTGAAGGACGGTTTTGTGATCTGGCTGGAACACAACACGGCGAGGAGGTGGAGAGCTCTGTGGAGGAGGACACCAACAAACTGGCGTACTGTGTGACCGACGTGCCCCCCTGGTACCTCTGCATCATCCTTGGCATCCAG CATTGTCTGACTGCGTTCGGGGGCATCATCGCCATCCCCTTGATCCTGTCCCAAGGCCTTTGTCTTCAGCACGATGGTCTCACCCAAAGCCACCTCATCAGCACCATCTTTTTTGTCTCTGGCATCTGCACTTTACTCCAAGTCACATTTGGGATAAG ACTCCCGATACTTCAAGGTGGCACATTCACACTCCTGGCACCTTCGATGGCAGTGCTGTCCATGCCCGAGTGGACGTGTCCCGCCTGGACTCAGAATGCAAGTCTCGTCAACACCTCGTCCACAGAATATATCGAGGTCTGGCAGAGTCGCATGAGAGCC CTTCAAGGATCCATTATGGTGGGGTCGTTATTCCAAGTGTTTGTGGGATTTTCTGGTCTCATCGGCCTTTTCATGCGTTTTATTGGGCCCCTCACAATTGCTCCCACCATTTCTCTCATCGGACTGTCTCTGTTTGACTCTGCGGGTACTAGCGCTGGGAATCACTGGGGTATTTCTGCGAT GACAACATCTCTGATCATTCTCTTCTCGCAGTACTTGAGGCACATTGCAGTACCCGTTCCCTTCTATAGCAAAGCGAAAAAACTGCACACCACCCGCATATATGTCTTTCAGATTTTGCCT GTATTACTTGGATCGTCAATATCTTGGCTCATCTGCTACCTCTTGACCAAATACAACGTCCTTCCCACGGACCCTTCGCAGTACGGTTACCTGGCCCGCACTGATTTAAAGGGGGATGTCATGGCTCAGGCTCCATGGATCAGTTTGCCGTACCCCGGTCAGTGGGGCATGCCGACTGTGAGCCTGGCTGGAGTTGTGGGCATCTTAGCTGGGGTTATTTCCTCTATGATTGAGTCAGTTGGAGACTACCATGCTTGTGCGAGGTTGTCCGGGGCTCCACCTCCACCTAAACATGCTATCAATCGGGGCATTGGTATTGAGGGCTTGGGCTGTTTGCTGGCTGGAGCTTGGGGAACTGGAAATGGCACCACATCTTACAGTGAGAACGTCGGTGCTCTCGGTATCACCAAG GTTGGCAGTCGGATGGTGATAGTGGCCAGTGGAGTCCTCATGGTGGTTATGGGGGTATTTGGAAAAGCAGGAGCTATATTTACAACAATCCCTTCACCTGTGGTAGGAGGGATGTTTATGGTCATGTTTGGGGTCGTCGCTGCTGCAGGAGTGTCAAATCTACAG tatGCTGACATGAATTCATCtagaaatattttcatttttggctTCTCCATGTTTTCTGGTTTGGTAATACCCAACTGGATACTGAAGAACCCTAACACATTTGCCACAG gtgtgGTAGAGCTGGACCAGGTCCTGCAGGTGCTCCTGACCACCAGCATGTTTGTGGGGGGATTCTTTGGCTTCATACTTGATAACACAATCCCAg GATCTAAACAAGAGCGAGGTATCTTGGCCTGGAACAAGGCTCATGAGGACGACTCCAGTAACACTCTGGAGAGTGGAGAGGTCTATAACCTTCCCTTTGGCATTAACAGTTGCCTGAGCTCCTCCTGGCTGCAGTACCTGCCCTGCTGCCCCCCCACTGTGCCCCTCTCTAAGGAGGGCAGTGGAGCGGACATCAATGCCCTGGAGCCTAAGCAGCCTCTGGGACACCCACAGCCTGCACCCATCATCATAGGAGTCACTTTGTGA